ATCCCTCTTTCCATCGCTTTCCGTTCGGTAATATCTTCAAGCGCCCATATATGGCCCTTTAGCTCTCCATCCATATAAAAAGGAAAATAGCTTCTTTTAAAGATGCAATTTTCAAATAGGTTCACTTCTTCGACGTATGGCAGTTTTTTCGTCATGATCTCGTCCAACTTTTTCACTACCGCCTCTTTATGTTGAAAATGGACATGCAGCTGTTCGAAAATATCTCTGCCAATGATGTCCCGGATTGGCTCTTCAATCTTAAACAAGTGGCACCACGGTCGATTAACGGCCATGATTTTCCGGTCATGATCAATGACCACCATCCCAATCTCTAAGCTATCAATCAGCGTTCTCCGTAATGCCAGCGACTCATGAAGGATTTGTTCGGCCTTTTTCCGCTCGGAAATATCGACACCTGAACCAATGACCTCAATTACTTTTCCTTTTTGTTTAACCGGACTCAAGGTAACAAAGTAATCAATCCCGTTAAGATGGGCTTCATATGCGGTGATATCACCATTCCAGGCTTCAGAATAGGCTTGTTCTATGGTATCCGCATCCTTTTTAGAATATAGTTCATGGAGATTTTTCCCCGTCACCATGCCGGGCGTAAGGCCCATTTTCGCTAACAATTGACCCTCCATTAAGGTATGGATATATTGATCTCCTTGTTTGATATATTTTAAGGTCATTCCCTGCTGCCAAGGAATCGTATTTTTTGAATTTTGTTCAACATGTTTTAAGCGGTCATTATATTTGAACATGACGATCAATGATGCTAGCCAAAAAATGATAGCGACTAGAATGATAATAAACACTATCTTTAAATCATAGGAACTGAAATAGATCATACCATTTCCCCCTCCCTGCAAAAAACTACTTTAAATGTTCACAACTTAACTTCAATATTTGTTCCATAAATGGTATTATATACCTAATTGTGTTTGAAACATTTTTACTAGGAGTGGCCCCATGTCTTGTTTACTACACTTGATTGAAATTTACCGCAATGAAATGTTTGATCTGGCCGATAAGTATGGACCGACTTCGGAGGAAACGGTTGAATGCAGTCAACAATTAGATCTGCTGTTAAACCTATTGATGGAAATCGAAATGGAAAAAAATAAAGAACTAACCATATAATGGTTAGCCATGAGATAACAGCGCTATTCGTTCTCTTAGTTCATTGATTTTTAACTTTGAGATTTTCGCTAGTTTGTCCGTATCATTAAAATGGACAATAAATGATTCTTTCTGCGGCGTTATTTGTGATATTTTTGCTAAATTAATAATATAGGAACGGTGGGCATGAAAAAAAGAAACATCAAGACGCTCCAAAATTCGTGCCATCGTTTCGTAAGTATCATAGATTTCTGTAGTCGTATACACAAGACACTTCTTCCCTACCTTTTCAATAAAGCAAATATCGGACAACGGGATAAAAAACGTCGCATTTTGGTCCCTTAACGGCAGGATTTTTTGCTGGGATTTATGCCCGGTTCCTGTCTTGTCACGTTCAAAGGATATGATATTGTTTGCTTTCTCCAGCGCTTGACCTAAACGCTCCTTGGAAACCGGCTTCACGATATAATCAACGGCAGCGATGTCAAAGGCTTCAATCGCATATTCATTATTATCTGCAATAAAAATGACTTTCATCGCCGAAAAAAAAGATAGGCACTCCTTGATCGCCTGAATACCATTTTTCTTCAAAAGTGTAACCGTTGTCAAAACAAGGTCTGGCTTCTTTACCATGACTTCCTCAATGAGCTGTTCTCCATTTATACACTGTCCGATAAGTTGAAAGTCTGATAGGTTTTTAACAAGCGATTTGATCATATCGATAGAAGCTTGATCATCATCGGCCACTACTATCTTTATCCGCTTCACCTTTCATTCCCTTTCTTTTTGAAAAAATATTTTATTTATTATATTGTATAGGATTCTGTCATATAATGGTAGAACTTTGTCGAAATTGGTTGTAATTTTCTGTCTAAAATATGACAGAAGAATAAGGTATTTATCCTCTTCTGTCATTATTCTCCCCCTTTCACGACCATCAAAAAAAAGAACTCGAATTAACGAGTTCTAATCTTTTTACCACACCTAATACATTTACCAGTGTAATAGTCAACCTTATGATTCTTATAAAGCAAACAAAATAAGGACTTAATACTCAAATGATTCCACTCCTTTGAATATTAATCCGGCAGTCCAGCCATCTTAGTTTTACCTTAGACCTGAGACTTTGCGTCCCTATTTTTCAATAGGTTTGCCTTTGTCAGATTTATTATATAAATTATTTTATTAATTATAACATGTATACTATTATTCTGTAATTTAATAGTTAAATTTTCACAGAAAATTAATAACAAATTCAAATTTTGACAAAATTTGCATTATGCTGGAAGGAGTTTGTTAAACTACTATGTAAGAACATAGCTTTCTTACATTTTCTGTAGTGAAGCCCTGATTAAATGCCTCATGGTCCATAGGACTATATCCCTCTTTGATGAGGGTAAACCAAACCATTTCAGAACATTTTTTTCGTTAATTTTCGTATAGCGTATATAAAAACACAAAAAAGGCCATTAAGAAGTAATCTCCTTAACAGCCATATGTATCTATTATATATGTTTAGCAGATGACTATTTGTCTTAAATCCGCTTTTATATCTTCAAGCAATTTTTCCACCGTTATTTCTGTCTCATTTACGCCCTTATCATATGCCTTTTTCACAATTTCAGAAAAATCGACGGTATCAGAGCTACTCTTCTTTGCTTCCCAATTCAAATCCTAATATCCTCCTCCCATGTGTACTAGTTACATATTCTACTAGATGGAACCTGGATTGTAAATATATTTCCAGTTGAAATTGTGGAAAATATATGAATCTTGTCGAATCGGTGGGCAGGCACCAAGGAGCAAACTTAACCGAAGCCGCAGCAATCTAGGTAAAGAATGAAGGTTTTAATTACAGAAGTGTAGAATTGAATAATTGAAGAAGTAATTTGACGCTTTAGTATCGCATTTGACCTGAGAAAAAGGTGTATGTGTTTATGAAAGATTTCCATTGCTGCGCGACATGCCGGCATTTTAAAGCAGAGAAAAAAGCAGACGGAATGAAATATTATTGCAGCCGGTTAGGTTATGAAACAAAAACGACCTTTAAATTTAATTGCTGGAGCCCCAATGAGCATGTGATTAAGTTAATGAATAAGAGAAACTCTTCCTAAATTGAAGGGATGGAGACTGATGAAGTTAACAATTATCAATAGCATTAGAACAAATAACTTTAATGATGAACATGTAATGCAAAAAATCACAGATATGTGGAAAGCTGCTTCAACAGATTTGGCTGAACATGAAAGCGTTATTTACGGTGTTTATCATGAGTATGAAACGGATTATAAAGGTGATTATACTTTAAGTGTTGCGATCGAAGGAGAAACAAAACCATTAATAACAATTCCTATTGACGAGAAATATAAGATCTTTAAGGTTGATACCACTGAAGAACAAGGTATCTTTAACACTTGGAGCAAAATTTGGGATGAAGAAAAAGAAGGCAATTTGCACCGTTCTTATACCTATGATCTTGAAAAATATTATCCTAATGGAAATATAGAAATTCACATTGCTATTAAATAGTAAAACCAAGATTATTAGGAGGAACGTAGGGTGTCAATTGAAAAAAAGAGTTACATTGACTTTCCAATGGTAAAAATTCCAGGGGGAGAAATAGAATTAAGGGACGATAGAATAAAAAGCAAATGGAAAGCTGAAATAAAACCATTTCTTCTTGCCCGGTATCCTGTAACTATGGGTTTATACAATGCTATTACAAATAAATCACTTAATTCTTTTGAGGGAGATCTAAAACCGGTTGTGAATATTTCTTGGAATGATGCCATTTCTTTTTGTAATCTGCTTTCACAGAAAGCTGGACTAAAAGAGTGTTATTCTATACGGAATGATGGTGAAAACATTATTTGTGATTGGGAATCGGACGGCTATCGACTTCCTTCAGAAGCAGAGTGGCAATATGCATGTAAGTCAGGGACTACTGGTTATCGATACGGAGAGCTTGATAAGATTGCCTGGTATAATGAAAATTCAGGAGGCAAAATCCATGAAGTAGAAAAAAAAGAACCGAATTCATGGGGCCTGTATGATATGTTAGGGAATATTTGGGAGTGGTGTTGGGATTTATATGATGAACAAGTGTACGGCTCCTATCGAATTTTCCGAGGAGGCAGCTGGGCTGAAGAGGCCAGGGGGTGTGGGGCTTCGTGTCGTCGTCGCAGCCATCCGTCATTTTGCATAGACGACCTTGGATTCCGTCTTGCTAAGTCTTTTTAACTTCAATACCCAAGCATACTTCCGAGGTTTTTATGGCTCAATTAACGGAGTTCGATGCTTTTACAAGGCATCGGCCTTTTTTTGTTCAATTCCAATAGCAGAAATAAGTATAACAAATGAAGTGCGGAAAGCTGTTAGATTGGAATTTCTATGAATGGCTTATTTGTTAAGAGTGAATTTATTTGAATGGCCTTGATACCAATAAAACTGATGGCACGAGGAACGATG
The DNA window shown above is from Neobacillus sp. WH10 and carries:
- a CDS encoding AraC family transcriptional regulator; its protein translation is MKLTIINSIRTNNFNDEHVMQKITDMWKAASTDLAEHESVIYGVYHEYETDYKGDYTLSVAIEGETKPLITIPIDEKYKIFKVDTTEEQGIFNTWSKIWDEEKEGNLHRSYTYDLEKYYPNGNIEIHIAIK
- a CDS encoding SUMF1/EgtB/PvdO family nonheme iron enzyme; this encodes MVKIPGGEIELRDDRIKSKWKAEIKPFLLARYPVTMGLYNAITNKSLNSFEGDLKPVVNISWNDAISFCNLLSQKAGLKECYSIRNDGENIICDWESDGYRLPSEAEWQYACKSGTTGYRYGELDKIAWYNENSGGKIHEVEKKEPNSWGLYDMLGNIWEWCWDLYDEQVYGSYRIFRGGSWAEEARGCGASCRRRSHPSFCIDDLGFRLAKSF
- a CDS encoding LytTR family DNA-binding domain-containing protein, producing the protein MKRIKIVVADDDQASIDMIKSLVKNLSDFQLIGQCINGEQLIEEVMVKKPDLVLTTVTLLKKNGIQAIKECLSFFSAMKVIFIADNNEYAIEAFDIAAVDYIVKPVSKERLGQALEKANNIISFERDKTGTGHKSQQKILPLRDQNATFFIPLSDICFIEKVGKKCLVYTTTEIYDTYETMARILERLDVSFFHAHRSYIINLAKISQITPQKESFIVHFNDTDKLAKISKLKINELRERIALLSHG
- a CDS encoding aspartyl-phosphate phosphatase Spo0E family protein; amino-acid sequence: MSCLLHLIEIYRNEMFDLADKYGPTSEETVECSQQLDLLLNLLMEIEMEKNKELTI